In Daucus carota subsp. sativus chromosome 4, DH1 v3.0, whole genome shotgun sequence, one DNA window encodes the following:
- the LOC108216545 gene encoding protein SHI RELATED SEQUENCE 1 — translation MSGFFTLAGRDQEQEDHKNNSIANSLFLFRNEEIYDKNFELWQQYYQLHHQPKQTHQDVDLSLVGCSSGSSNPRPSTIHHNNLNAFTITTEDEPSLVYNRVANNNNNRSPTNSSSGFGVMMRPSGGNYGGGNDGNNNNMGSSSSIGTINCQDCGNQAKKDCMHMRCRTCCKSRGFQCQTHVKSTWVPAAKRREKQQQLLLGGSLQQQQNYQQQNQQLSLIRGESTTPKRPRENPLACTRLPTHTSGLEVGHFPAEVNSPAVFRCVKVSAMDEADEQFAYQTAVNIGGHVFKGLLYDQGAENSSHRYGVVGESSSTVAAIQQPLNLITSGTSTGPTTTNNPPGVTWIDPSIYPTPLNAFMAGTQFFPPPRS, via the exons ATGTCTGGTTTTTTCACACTAGCTGGGAGAGATCAAGAGCAAGAAGACCACAAAAACAACAGCATAGCCAACAGCTTGTTTTTGTTCAGAAACGAAGAGATCTACGACAAGAATTTCGAGCTATGGCAACAATACTATCAGCTCCATCATCAGCCCAAGCAAACTCACCAAGATGTGGATCTCTCGCTCGTGGGATGCTCTTCAGGTTCTTCTAATCCAAGACCATCTACAATCCACCACAATAATCTCAATGCTTTTACCATAACCACAGAGGATGAGCCATCTTTAGTTTACAATAGGGTTgctaataataacaataacagATCACCCACAAACTCATCATCAGGATTTGGTGTGATGATGAGGCCTTCTGGAGGAAACTACGGGGGAGGAAATGatggtaataataataatatgggGAGTAGCAGTAGCATTGGAACTATAAATTGCCAAGATTGTGGTAACCAAGCGAAGAAAGACTGTATGCACATGAGGTGCAGGACTTGTTGTAAGAGCCGAGGGTTTCAGTGCCAGACCCATGTCAAGAGCACTTGGGTTCCTGCAGCTAAACGCCGAGAGAAACAACAACAATTGCTTCTTGGCGGGTCTTTACAGCAGCAGCAAAACTATCAGCAGCAGAATCAGCAGCTGAGTTTGATCAGAGGAGAGTCCACGACTCCTAAAAGGCCAAGGGAAAATCCACTGGCTTGCACTCGTTTACCCACTCACACATCAG GGTTAGAAGTGGGTCATTTCCCGGCGGAGGTGAATTCTCCGGCGGTGTTTCGTTGCGTGAAAGTGAGTGCCATGGACGAGGCAGACGAGCAGTTTGCGTACCAAACAGCCGTCAACATCGGAGGCCATGTCTTCAAAGGCCTTCTTTACGATCAAGGCGCGGAAAACAGCAGCCATCGATACGGTGTCGTTGGTGAGAGCTCCTCGACTGTGGCTGCCATTCAGCAGCCACTTAATCTCATCACTTCTGGCACCTCCACCGGACCAACCACGACAAACAATCCGCCCGGGGTCACTTGGATCGACCCTTCAATCTATCCAACTCCGCTCAATGCTTTCATGGCTGGTACGCAATTTTTTCCACCACCAAGATCTTGA